DNA from Christensenella timonensis:
AATGCCGACGTGTGGCGCGCCGCCTTCGGGCAGGTCGCCTACAGCATGAGTATCCTCTTTGCACTGATGGTAACGTACGGAAGCTTCCTTGACAAAAAGAGCGATATCCCCAAAGACAGCCTCGTTATCGGCCTTTCCGATATGGGGATCAGCCTGCTCGCAGGGTTTGTCGTGTTCTCCACGCTTGGCTACCTTTCCTTCCAGAGCGGCATACCCATCGCGGATATGAACTACCAGGGCGTCATGCTCGCTTTCGTCACCTATCCGCAGGCCTTGTCGGTCTTCCCCGGCGGACATGTGGTAGGCGTGGTTTTCTCGCTGATGTTTTTCTTCATGCTGTTTGCGCTCGCCATCGATTCCCTTTTTTCCATTGTACAGGCAGTTTCGACGGCTGTTTCCGACAAATTCAGTATAAGGCCGCGCAAGGCGCTTTACGGTACATGCATCGCCTGCTTTATCCTTGCCTTGCTTTTCGCGACAAAGGCAGGGCTATACTGGCTGGATATCGTCGACCATTTCGTCAACGAGGGCAACCTGTTGTTCATGGGCATCTTCGAGGCCATCGCTGTCGGCTGGATGGTCGGCGCGGAGCCCTTGCGGCAGTTCATCAATTCCACCGCTTCCAAAAAGATCGGCAAATGGTGGAATTTTGTCATAAAATACGCCTGTCCCGTTGTGTTCCTCTTTTTGGCGGCAAGCTTCCTTTACTCCAATATCGTATCGCCGTACGGCGGATATGACCAGCAGTATTTGATGGTCGGCGGTTGGGCGCTTATCATCGCGACCTTCGTACTTGCCCTGGTCATCCCCCGCCTCACGCGCAAACAGAAAGGAACCGAAGTACAGCCATGAAAATCCTTCAGGTAGTGCTTCTCTGCGTAACGGCCGCCCTCATCGTGCAGGTCGTCGTTTATGCGGCAAAACACGACTACGTCAAACAAATCGACTGGAAAGAAGCCTTTACGCTCCGTTACCCGCGGATCTTCCTCTGGATCGCGGTCGTATTTTTTGCCGCGATCGGTTTTTTGCTGCTCAACATGGTCATTTGGCAAGATGTCAGCCTTTTTGCCGTCATCCTGCTCGCCGTGCTCGCGGTATGCAGCCTGCCCGCATTGCTGCTGGCGCTGCGCTGGAAGATCGACGTCCTGGAGGAATACATCGTCCATACGCCTTTTCTGGGCGGCAGAAAGCAGATCTATTACAAGGACATCCGCCATGTGTCTGTAACGCCGAAGGTCGTCGTGATAGATACCACCTTAAAAAGGATTCAATTCATCTCCGGTGTTTATTATATGGAAGATTTTTTGTTCCGCCTGCGTGAAAACGGCGTGGACATCGACCGGATTTTGTAAAGCGCGGCCTTACTGGTCGCGCTTTTTGTATATCTTTCGCATGAATATTCCAAGCGCCGCCGTCAGCGCGGCAAGGATCGCAATGGAAATGAGTCCGTCTGCCCAGTCGCTTAAGTTTTGCGGTTTCACGAAAACGGCATAGCACACGGCAATCGCGGTAATCGCCGCCACCATCAAGACAATCAGGCATTTAAAAACCAGCAAGATATTTCCGCTTCTCCTTTCCCTGCTTGCCGCATCGGTAAATGCTTCCGGCCTTTGTCCTGTGTATTCCTTCCTCCATACGAAAAGGCTTGCCATCCTACCAACAAGTTCCCAGCCAAATTCTTCATATGTCCTAATATAATCCTTCGGATGCAACGCATGTAAATCCACCACATACCTGTATTGCTTTGGTTCCGTCTTTTTAAACACCATGCGAAAAGAATCGCTTTGCTTGATCCGGTCGACATTCCACCCTTCCGCCGCCATCTTTTCCATATGGTTTTCAAAATCGACAGGCGCTGCATACTTGTACGGCAGCCACCACTGCGCCATTGTATTTTTGTTTTTCATGATAATACCTCCGCAATCTTCGCCATTTCCCTGATCCGGGCAGCTTCTTCCTTCAAAATGGCAAGGCCGCTCTCGGTGATCGTGTACTTTTTCTGCCGGTCGACCTCTTGCGTGGCAACGATCAGCCCATCCCTTACCAACTTCGAGATACTCTGATAGATCGTCCCTGCTCCCAAGACGATCCGTCCGTTTGTAAGTTTCTCCACGTCTTGCATGATTCCGTAACCATGCCGCTCTCCGCGCAGGGAAAATAAGATGAAGAACATCGTCTCACTCATGGGAATATACCGTTTTTTGATATTTTTCACTTCCATATCCTTTGCTCCTATCGCAGCGTGATATATCACATCATGATATAATTATATATCACGATATGATATATGTCAACGAAAAACAACCGCGGGTTCCGCGGTTGTTTTTCTTTTCAATATTCTATGTTATTTTTTGGGGGTCGTTCCCTTCGCATCACCCGCCGGTGCCGACGCATTGCTTGTCGTCCCGGTCGCCTGTGCGGCTGTTGTGGCTGCTTGGTTCGGGGCCGCTTGCTGCGCATCCGTATCCACCACCGGAGGCATTTTCATGCCCGGAGGAAGCGGATTTTTCTTACGCATGAAGTGGTAAATGATAAACGGTATGAATATCACTACGATAAAGCTGATGATAAGGATCGTCAGGTACTGCGTGGATGCATCCGCGCCCGTGAGCTGTGACGGTGGCACAAAGGAGATCACCAGTGCAAAGACCGACATGATCAATCCTACGATAGCCATCAGCAGCTTGACCGGCTTTTTCTTCGAGATCTCAAACGCCCTCGGCAGGTCGCTGTGCTTTCTTGCCAGCTTGATATAAGCCAGGAAGAAAATGATGTAGCCCACGATGTAGATGATGACCGTAAGCGAGATCGCCGTGAAGAACGAAACGTTGCTGCCGCCGCCGCCGAATGTCAGGACTGCCGCCCAGATCGTTACGATCACGCCCTGCAAAAGCAGGAACTTTGTCGGAACGCCATGTTTGTTCGTTTCGGAGAGTTTTTTGGGAAGAAGGCCGTTTTTGCCCGCTTCCAGCATCCCCCAGGACGGGCCAACCACCCATGCGGATACTTCTGCGATAACGCCTACCGCGATCAGGATCGCGATGACGCTTACGATCCAGTCCATACCGGTTCCAAAGTGGTGTACCAAGCCTTCAAAGCCCTGGATAACACCTGTGGAAAGGCCCAGCTGGCTTTCCGGTACGACTGCCGCGATGGATGTGCCGCCGATCGTATTGAGGACGATCGCCAGGATGACCAGGATAATGATCGCCAGCGGATAGTCTTTCTTTACGTTTTTCATTTCGTTGGCATGTGTTGCCGACGCTTCAATACCGGCATAAGCCAGGATGAAGGAGACGAACACGACTAGCGTGTTGAGCTTTGAGAAATCCGGGATCAGCGCCTTTGCGTCAAGCGGCACAAGGCTCTTGCCGCCTGTGGTGAAGAAGCCAATCGCAAGGGCAAACAGTACGATCGCAGGGATCATGATACCAAAAACAAAACCGATCTTTGAAATCTTTGCCGTAAGCTTCGTGCCCTTGAACTGCGAGAACGTCAGTGCCCAGAAAATCACCAGGACGCCGATAAACTTGATCGCCGGATTACTGTTGAGTGCATCCCAGTGGAGTACATAAGAGAGTGCGCCGAGGATGAAATAGATCATCGTGACGAATCCTACCGTAATTTGGAACCACTGGAAGAAAATATTTGCAAAACCCCATTTTTCACCCAGCATGTTTCCCGACCAGGTATAGACGCCGCCCGTGTCCCAGCCCTTGACCGTCGCCATTTCGGCGGACGACATCGCTACGGGCAGGAACCAGAGGACACCTGCCAGAATCAGGAAAAATACCAGTGAAAAACCGGAGGATGCAAACGTCGGATATTCGTAGACCGTCATGACCATGGAAGCCGTGATCGCGAAAAATCCGAACAATGTCAAATGCTTTTTGCTGGAGCCTGCATTTGCAACTGTTTTCATGTCATTACCTCCTCTTTCTGTAAGAGACCGGCCCGTCGGCGGCAAAGCGTTATCCTTGCCGCCATACGGCCAGTTTCCTTACAGTAACTTAATATATATCATGTTTTGGATCAGCCGCATGGGCTGTCCTAAGTTAGTGTGTAAAGCCCTGCGCGCCCTTCTTCTCTTTTCCGGGTGCGTCTGTCTGCGTGTTCTTCTCCAGGTAATCGATCGCCATTTTCATGTCTTCGATCAGGGAATCAGCCATGTTGTAGGAGAGGTCCGCACGGACAACATAACGCTGGATCACTACGTCTGTAAGGTCTGCCGGCAGCGTGTAAGCCGGAACCTGCCAGCCCTTCATCGCGAGACGGTCCGCCAGTTCGTAAAGAGTCCATTTGTGCGCCTTGGGGTCTTTCAGCTTGTAGCACAGTACCGGAATGTTGCTGCCATCGTTGTAAATTTCAAAGATGCCGAATTTCTTGATCGCGTCGATGATGTGCAGGCCGACGTCCCTTGTATGTCCCTGTACCAGTTTCAGTCCTTCCAGCCCGTAACGCAGGAAGATGTAATACTGGCCGATGATCTGGCTTCCCGAACGCGAGAAGTTGATCGCCATCGTGGGCTGTTCGCCGCCCAAATAGTTCACATAGAAGATAAGCCTTTCCGGCAGGTATTCTTTGCTTTTCCAGAGTACCCAGCCGATACCCGGATATACGAGGCCGTATTTGTGGCCGGATGTATTGATGGAATGTACGTTTTTGAGGCGGAAATCCCATTCAAGCTTGGGGTCTACGAACGGGGCAAACATGCCGCCGGAAGCACCGTCGACGTGGATGCCGATCGGTACTTTTGCCGTCTTGTTGTGCTTTTCAATCAGTTCGTCAAGTTTTTTGATATCGTCAAATTTACCTGTATACGTGATGCCCAGGATGCCGACTACGCCGATCGTATAATCGTCCACGTAATCCATGACCTTATCCATGTTCATGCTCATATGCTGCTCGTCTAACGGAACCAGGCGCATTTCGATATCCCAGTACACACAGAATTTTTCCCAGCAGACCTGGTAACCGGAGGAAATAACGAGGTTCGGCTTTTTCGCATTGATGTCGATGCCCGCTTTTTCCGCGAGGTCACGCCACCTGAACTTCATCGCCATGCCGCCCAGCATACAAGCTTCGGACGATCCCACTGTAGAAGTTCCCATCGCTTCGCCTTCCTTGCCGTGCCAGATGCTTGCAATAATATTGACGCAGCGGTTTTCCACTTCCGTCATCTGCGGATATTCGGATTTGTCAATCGCATTTACCGCAAGTGTTTCGCTCATCAGCTTAGTTGCTTCGGGCTCCATATATGTCTGGCAGAATGTCGCTAAGTTCTGGCGCGCATTGCCTTCATCGATCAGTTCGTCCTTGATCAGCCGGTAAGCGACTTCCGCCGGAACCGATTTTTCATTCAGAGCGTTGACCGGCATTGCCTCGTCCGCTTCAAATACTGCGAGATTGGGAGATACAATTTTATTCTTCTTTAACGGTTTGTTCACATGCAACTTTAACGGTTTGTTCACATGCAACATAATTGATTCACTCCTTTAATATTACTATTGTGTTTTTTGGATTGTCCATCGCGATTTGAACAACTTACGATCATTGCATGTTCCTTTTTTAAACATCTGAAATACACCTAAACATTTAATGAGGATTTTTAATCTTATACCCGGACGGTAAGAATCCATTGTAAAAGGATTCATTTATGGTTCATAAAAAGTGGTATAATTATGATATAAGAACGCAAACGGAGAAAAAACTATGTTTCATATTTTGATCGTCGAGGACGACAAAAATTTAAGGCGGCTGATGGCGACTTACTTAGAGCGCGAGGGCTATGAGGTATATCACGCAGGCGACGGCGAACAGGCGATGGAAATACTCGACACCCAGCACATCGACCTGATCATCAGCGATATCATGATGCCCAATATGGACGGTTACCAGCTTACGGAAGAGCTGCGCCGTGCGGAATATACGCTGCCCATCCTGATGGTCACAGCCAAGGAGACATTTGAGGACAAGAAAAAGGGATTCCTCGTCGGTACGGACGATTACATGGTCAAGCCCCTTGACATGGAAGAAATGCTGCTGCGCGTTTCCGCGCTCCTTCGGCGCGCAAACATTGCCAACGAGCATAAACTGGAATTCGGCGACGTGTCCCTCGATTATGATTCGCTGACCGTTACCGCGCATGGGCAAACCTACGAGCTGCCCAAAAAGGAATTTTACCTGCTTTTCAAGCTGCTCTCTTATCCTAAAAAGATTTTTACGCGCCAGCAGCTGATGGACGAGATCTGGGGCATGGAGGCAGAGGCGGACGAGCGGACGGTAGACGTGCACATCAAGCGCCTGCGCGAAAAATTCGACGACCTGCCCGAATTCAAGATCGTGACCATCCGCGGGCTCGGGTATAAGGCGGAGAAGAACGCATGAAGCACAAATTTATCCCCCCCATCAATATGCGCAACATTTCTTCCATCCAGCTGAAGTTTGTGATGGTCTTTGTTGGTATTTTATTGATCGCGTGCGTGGCCACCATGGTCGTCGTTTCCGCATTTATGCAAAGCGCGCTTTTAAAGGACATCGAAGAGCGCCTGTCCGCTACCTCCAAAAGCATCAATAAGCTCGCGGAAGAAACAGACCTTCCTTTAGAAGAGATCATCAATATCGCCGGCAATTCTTATTATGATATCCACATTTACGATGAAGACAGCATGACGCTCCCCTCCGGGATGAGCGGGCAGCAGCTTGCTTCCCTGACGCCCGGCCAAATCTATTTTATTTCCGATAAAACAAAAACACTGCCCTTAGGCGTGCTCAAAACGCGGGATGTATATCTTGTGATGACGTCTCATACCGAGGATAACGAGATTCTTTATTTCCGCAATATCGCCTTCATGGTACTGGTCATGTGCGCGGGCATCGGCTCCATCCTGATGCTGCTCGCGGTGACGCACATCACTAAGCCGGTCAAGCGTTTGACGCGCGCCACCAAGGAAGTCGCCAAGGGTAATTTCGATATTTCCGTAGAGTATGAGGCACAGGATGAGATCGGCCAGCTGACGCATAATTTTAACCTGATGACCAAGGAACTGAAAAACATGGAATACCTGCGTAAAGATTTCGTGAGCAACGTATCACATGAATTCAAGACGCCCATTGCGTCCATACAGGGTTTTGCGCAGCTTTTGAAAACCAAGGACCTGACGCAGGAAGAGTTTGACGAATACACCGACGTGATCATCAGCGAAAGCGCGCGGCTTTCCAAGCTCTCTGAAAACCTGCTGAAGCTCTCCCGGCTGGAAAAACAGGTGATTCCCCCACAGAATACGGAATTTTCACTGGACGAGCAGATCCGCAGGACATTATTGCTTTTGGAACGCGATTGGAGCGCCAAGGAACTGGAGCTGGATATCGATCTTGACGGCGTTACCTACACAGGGGATGAGGAGATGCTGCAGCAGATCTGGATCAACCTGCTGGCAAACGCCATCAAGTTTTCCAATCCGCAGGGGACGCTCAGCGTGCGGCTCAAAGGGGAAAAGGAACAAGTACGTGCAGAGATCGCAGACACGGGCGTAGGGATCGCCAAGGACGCCCTCCCGCGTATTTTCGAGAAATTCTACCAGGGCGACACGTCCCATTCCAGGGACGGGAACGGCCTCGGCCTTTCCATTGTCAAGCAGATCGTCGAATCGAGCGGGGGCAGTATTTCCGTTACCAGCGAGGAAGGCAAAGGCACGACGTTTACCGTGCTGCTGCCCATGCCCAAAAAAACGCCGAAAAAGTAAACGCCCGGTATCCGGTCCGGCTTGCCGCAGCTTAGATGGCCATTTGCGTTCCGCCCCTGCGCGCCTCCTTGCAAAGGCGCCGGAAGCAAACGCCGCATCACGCGGATCATCATGCCGCTATAAAACATCTAAACATAAACATCTTGAAAATTCCCCCATTATTCGGTATAATGAAAATCGCTATCTGTTATTGCGTGTAGTTAAAGCCACGCCGTTTTTAAGAAACCCGTGACGATCGCGGGTGTCCGGTATACGTACCGCTTGAAAAGTAGCAAATATGAGCTTTGCGCCTTTGGCGCATCCCAAGTATTTACTTTTTAGGAGGACGTTTTTTTATGTCAAAAAATCAAACAGCAGCTATGACCATCAAGAAGTACGCCAAACGCTGGTTCATCGATGGTATGGGCGCGATGGCGCTGGGCCTTTTTGCAAGCCTGATCATCGGCCTCATCATCTCCCAGATCGCGACCATCCCCGGTCTTTCGGTACTTTCCCAGTTCACAGAGGTGCTCAGTGCGAAATCCCCTGTCGTGGGGGCGGCCATCGGCGTTGCGATTGCGTACGGCCTGAAGAACAAACCTCTCGTCATTTTCTCGTCCGCGGCTACAGGCGCGTTCGGATATGCGATGGGCGGCCCGGTCGGCGCTTATGTCGCCGCGCTTGTGGGCGCGGAGATCGGCCGGCTCGTTGCCGGAAAGACCCCGGTGGATATCATCGTATCCCCCATCGTCACCATTCTTTCGGGCTGCTTTATCGGGCTGCTTGTCGGCCCGCCGTTAAATACCTTCATGACGTGGCTGGGCGACTTTGTAAACTCCGCAACGGTTCTTGCCCCGCTCCCGATGGGTATCATCGTTTCCGTCATCGTCGGTATGGTACTGACGCTGCCCATCAGCTCGGCAGCGCTGTGTATCATGATGGGAATCAGCGGTATCGCCGCCGGCGCGGCAGTCGCGGGATGCTGTGCCAACATGATCGGCTTTGCAGTCATGAGCTTCAAAGAAAACGGCTGGGGCGGCTTTTTAGCGCAGGGCCTTGGTACGTCCATGCTGCAAGTGCCGAATATCCTGCGCCGTCCGCAGATATGGATCCCGCCCATCGTTGCTTCGGCGGTCGTCGGCCCCATCTCTACGATGGTGTTCCAGATGACGAATACGCCTACGGGCGCCGGTATGGGTACGTCCGGCCTGGTTGGGCAGTTCGGCGCGTGGGCGGCTATGAGCGCCACAACGCCTGCGCCTATGCTCATCTTTGAGATCGCCCTCGTGCATTTCATTTTGCCCGCTGTGGTCACCCTCGCAGTCGCCGCGATCCTAAGGCGTATCGGCTGGATACGCCCGCAGGATCTAAAGCTCGAAATGATGAATTAGTCCAATTTTTTTGCCATTGGCAGGGTTGCCCGTTACCTACGGGCAGCCCTTTTATTTTTCAGTCAATCCTGATCAGCTCTGCGCTTTCCACAGCTTCTTTTACCAGTGCGTCGATATCGAGCACGCTTTCCTCCTCGATGACGCGTTCCAGCTTGGGACGCGTCGTCGGGTGCTTGGGCACGAATACGGTACAGCAATCCTCGTAAGGCAAAATCGACGTTTCGTAAGTGCCGATCTCACCAGCGATCTCGATAATGTCCACCTTATCCATGCCAATGAGCGGCCGAAAGACAGGCATATCCGTAACAACGCTGTTGGTCACGCCGATGCTCTCCATCGTCTGGCTCGCGACCTGCCCGATGCTCTCGCCCGTCACGATGGCCTGCGCGTTGTCGCGCTTTGCAAGCTCTTGCGCAATGCGCATCATGAACCGCCGCATGATGATGACCAGCATCTCATGGGGACATTTTTCATAGATCTGCATCTGGATATCCGTAAAGCTCACCACGTGCAAACGGATGCGCCCCGCATACTGCGATACCAATCCCGCCAGGTCGATCACTTTCTGTTTGGCTGCCTCGCTCGTATACGGAAAGCTGTGGTAATGTACCGCCGAAAGCTCCACCCCGCGTTTGGCGATCATATATCCTGCCACCGGGCTGTCGATCCCGCCGGACAAAAGGAGCATTGCTCGCCCGTTCGAGCGCTGCGGCATACCGCCCGCGCACGGAATGATGTCCACATAGCCATAACACTTCTCCCGCACCTCGATGTGTACGGTGACCTGCGGGTTATGCACGTCTACGCTAAGGCCGGGGATCGCTTCCAGAAGCACGCCGCCCAGGTCGGCCGCCAGCTGCATGGATGAAAGCGGGAACCGCTTGTCCGCACGCTTTGCCGCCACCTTGAACGTCGCGCTTTTGATGCCTTTTTGCTCCATGTATTCCCGCACGATGCGGATCATCGTTTCATGGATCGCATCCATGTCCTTTTCCATTTCCGTAGCGGGCGAAACGGAATGCAGGCCGAACACCTTCCTGGCCGCGCCGATCACGCCCGGCATATCCGCCTCCGCGATATCCGTCACATAAAAACGCCCATAGCCCTTCTGCACCTTCACGTCCGGGAAGCCTTTGAGCGCCCGCTTGATCGCCGCCAACTGCAGCGCTTCAAAATGCGGCCGGTTGAGTCCTTTCAAATGTATCTCGCCGTAGCGTACCAATAATAACATCGTTTCTATTCCCCTATTTCCGCGTGAACCGCCGCAGCAGCTCCGCGCCTTTTTTGATCTCCGCGGCGGCAGTCCGCACATCCTCTTCCGTCGTAAACGGTGAAAAGCTGATGCGGATCGCCCCTTCCGCTTCCTCTTCGCTTAGGGAAAGTGCTTTTGCGATCCTGCTCTTTCCCTTTTTGGAGGAGCAGGCAGACCCTGTCGAAATACAGATCCCCCGCTGTTCCAATGTATGAAGCAGCGTCTCGCCGCGCACGCCCAGCACAGACAGGTTGACGATATGCCCGCATGAGCGTTCCTGGTCCTCCGGCGTAAGCAGCACAGTATCCCCGATCGCCCGGCAGGCTTCTAAAAATACCGCTTTGATGTGCGCCATATACCTATCATCCACTTCTTCCATAAAGTAAGAAACAGCCGCTGCAAACGAAAAAATGCCCAG
Protein-coding regions in this window:
- a CDS encoding PadR family transcriptional regulator → MEVKNIKKRYIPMSETMFFILFSLRGERHGYGIMQDVEKLTNGRIVLGAGTIYQSISKLVRDGLIVATQEVDRQKKYTITESGLAILKEEAARIREMAKIAEVLS
- a CDS encoding PTS transporter subunit IIC, whose amino-acid sequence is MSKNQTAAMTIKKYAKRWFIDGMGAMALGLFASLIIGLIISQIATIPGLSVLSQFTEVLSAKSPVVGAAIGVAIAYGLKNKPLVIFSSAATGAFGYAMGGPVGAYVAALVGAEIGRLVAGKTPVDIIVSPIVTILSGCFIGLLVGPPLNTFMTWLGDFVNSATVLAPLPMGIIVSVIVGMVLTLPISSAALCIMMGISGIAAGAAVAGCCANMIGFAVMSFKENGWGGFLAQGLGTSMLQVPNILRRPQIWIPPIVASAVVGPISTMVFQMTNTPTGAGMGTSGLVGQFGAWAAMSATTPAPMLIFEIALVHFILPAVVTLAVAAILRRIGWIRPQDLKLEMMN
- the thiI gene encoding tRNA uracil 4-sulfurtransferase ThiI; amino-acid sequence: MLLLVRYGEIHLKGLNRPHFEALQLAAIKRALKGFPDVKVQKGYGRFYVTDIAEADMPGVIGAARKVFGLHSVSPATEMEKDMDAIHETMIRIVREYMEQKGIKSATFKVAAKRADKRFPLSSMQLAADLGGVLLEAIPGLSVDVHNPQVTVHIEVREKCYGYVDIIPCAGGMPQRSNGRAMLLLSGGIDSPVAGYMIAKRGVELSAVHYHSFPYTSEAAKQKVIDLAGLVSQYAGRIRLHVVSFTDIQMQIYEKCPHEMLVIIMRRFMMRIAQELAKRDNAQAIVTGESIGQVASQTMESIGVTNSVVTDMPVFRPLIGMDKVDIIEIAGEIGTYETSILPYEDCCTVFVPKHPTTRPKLERVIEEESVLDIDALVKEAVESAELIRID
- a CDS encoding glutamate decarboxylase translates to MPVNALNEKSVPAEVAYRLIKDELIDEGNARQNLATFCQTYMEPEATKLMSETLAVNAIDKSEYPQMTEVENRCVNIIASIWHGKEGEAMGTSTVGSSEACMLGGMAMKFRWRDLAEKAGIDINAKKPNLVISSGYQVCWEKFCVYWDIEMRLVPLDEQHMSMNMDKVMDYVDDYTIGVVGILGITYTGKFDDIKKLDELIEKHNKTAKVPIGIHVDGASGGMFAPFVDPKLEWDFRLKNVHSINTSGHKYGLVYPGIGWVLWKSKEYLPERLIFYVNYLGGEQPTMAINFSRSGSQIIGQYYIFLRYGLEGLKLVQGHTRDVGLHIIDAIKKFGIFEIYNDGSNIPVLCYKLKDPKAHKWTLYELADRLAMKGWQVPAYTLPADLTDVVIQRYVVRADLSYNMADSLIEDMKMAIDYLEKNTQTDAPGKEKKGAQGFTH
- a CDS encoding response regulator transcription factor, encoding MFHILIVEDDKNLRRLMATYLEREGYEVYHAGDGEQAMEILDTQHIDLIISDIMMPNMDGYQLTEELRRAEYTLPILMVTAKETFEDKKKGFLVGTDDYMVKPLDMEEMLLRVSALLRRANIANEHKLEFGDVSLDYDSLTVTAHGQTYELPKKEFYLLFKLLSYPKKIFTRQQLMDEIWGMEAEADERTVDVHIKRLREKFDDLPEFKIVTIRGLGYKAEKNA
- a CDS encoding DUF2812 domain-containing protein — its product is MKNKNTMAQWWLPYKYAAPVDFENHMEKMAAEGWNVDRIKQSDSFRMVFKKTEPKQYRYVVDLHALHPKDYIRTYEEFGWELVGRMASLFVWRKEYTGQRPEAFTDAASRERRSGNILLVFKCLIVLMVAAITAIAVCYAVFVKPQNLSDWADGLISIAILAALTAALGIFMRKIYKKRDQ
- a CDS encoding amino acid permease translates to MKTVANAGSSKKHLTLFGFFAITASMVMTVYEYPTFASSGFSLVFFLILAGVLWFLPVAMSSAEMATVKGWDTGGVYTWSGNMLGEKWGFANIFFQWFQITVGFVTMIYFILGALSYVLHWDALNSNPAIKFIGVLVIFWALTFSQFKGTKLTAKISKIGFVFGIMIPAIVLFALAIGFFTTGGKSLVPLDAKALIPDFSKLNTLVVFVSFILAYAGIEASATHANEMKNVKKDYPLAIIILVILAIVLNTIGGTSIAAVVPESQLGLSTGVIQGFEGLVHHFGTGMDWIVSVIAILIAVGVIAEVSAWVVGPSWGMLEAGKNGLLPKKLSETNKHGVPTKFLLLQGVIVTIWAAVLTFGGGGSNVSFFTAISLTVIIYIVGYIIFFLAYIKLARKHSDLPRAFEISKKKPVKLLMAIVGLIMSVFALVISFVPPSQLTGADASTQYLTILIISFIVVIFIPFIIYHFMRKKNPLPPGMKMPPVVDTDAQQAAPNQAATTAAQATGTTSNASAPAGDAKGTTPKK
- a CDS encoding sensor histidine kinase, with amino-acid sequence MKHKFIPPINMRNISSIQLKFVMVFVGILLIACVATMVVVSAFMQSALLKDIEERLSATSKSINKLAEETDLPLEEIINIAGNSYYDIHIYDEDSMTLPSGMSGQQLASLTPGQIYFISDKTKTLPLGVLKTRDVYLVMTSHTEDNEILYFRNIAFMVLVMCAGIGSILMLLAVTHITKPVKRLTRATKEVAKGNFDISVEYEAQDEIGQLTHNFNLMTKELKNMEYLRKDFVSNVSHEFKTPIASIQGFAQLLKTKDLTQEEFDEYTDVIISESARLSKLSENLLKLSRLEKQVIPPQNTEFSLDEQIRRTLLLLERDWSAKELELDIDLDGVTYTGDEEMLQQIWINLLANAIKFSNPQGTLSVRLKGEKEQVRAEIADTGVGIAKDALPRIFEKFYQGDTSHSRDGNGLGLSIVKQIVESSGGSISVTSEEGKGTTFTVLLPMPKKTPKK
- a CDS encoding sodium-dependent transporter, translating into MKRETWGSRSNFIFAAVGSAVGLGNAWRFAGQVYQNGGGAFLLPYIIAILAIGIPVLMMELAIGKKYRLGAPSAFAAMNKKFEWIGWAGVIIAFVVAAYYSVLVAWVVNYIFASFTMAWGGDPAGFFNNTVLNASGSPGTLGGFSIPVLIGLIITWVVVILSMRKGVEKMAKLVKWIVIIPVILLVIMCIQAVNMPGAAEGIRYYITPDWSALGNADVWRAAFGQVAYSMSILFALMVTYGSFLDKKSDIPKDSLVIGLSDMGISLLAGFVVFSTLGYLSFQSGIPIADMNYQGVMLAFVTYPQALSVFPGGHVVGVVFSLMFFFMLFALAIDSLFSIVQAVSTAVSDKFSIRPRKALYGTCIACFILALLFATKAGLYWLDIVDHFVNEGNLLFMGIFEAIAVGWMVGAEPLRQFINSTASKKIGKWWNFVIKYACPVVFLFLAASFLYSNIVSPYGGYDQQYLMVGGWALIIATFVLALVIPRLTRKQKGTEVQP